The Isachenkonia alkalipeptolytica region CTCCTTTAGGATCTAATAATGAAAAATCCTTGAAAAGGAGGTCTCCCGAGGACAGGGGCTTCAAAGGAGAAATATATCCGGGCGAAGGAGGAGAATCCATGGGAAAGATCCACAGGGAAAAAAGGATCGTCGCCGATATGATTCGTTTTTACTGCGATAAAAAACACCCACAGAAGAAAGACCTCTGTAAACACTGCTCAAACCTATTGGACTATGCCCATAAAAGACTGGAAAACTGTCCCTACGGTGAGAAAAAAACTTCCTGCAGAAGATGTTTGACCCACTGCTATAATCCGGACATGCGGATGGCCATCAAAAGAGTGATGG contains the following coding sequences:
- a CDS encoding nitrous oxide-stimulated promoter family protein → MGKIHREKRIVADMIRFYCDKKHPQKKDLCKHCSNLLDYAHKRLENCPYGEKKTSCRRCLTHCYNPDMRMAIKRVMGYGAPRMFFYKPAEWIKHLFS